A region from the Neurospora crassa OR74A linkage group V, whole genome shotgun sequence genome encodes:
- the inv gene encoding invertase, with the protein MTKTTPYKNALVGLLSLASVLPDGTTASVLPRTQECQRQQYPGPKNPSFETGDLSGWTVVNGTAFGKSSVTTAASSQLGSGPFNQVGKQFLSTNLQDGEAATGTLRSSTFKASSVMSFLIGGNYDPANLYVGLVLEKDGSLLFSQTATNDEALIRIVWDTSAYAGQNVYLVVVDTSTTGHISLDDVRTGCDALKDGPHTFNILGQSNQPTSKNLTALSAASRYAVDPTRPQYHYTPYQGWINDPAGLIQWGGKYHLFNQYNPVAPLWGPMYWSHAESTDAVHWRDLPVALTPPYVNNTQDTSGRYTGSAVKNQDTGALQLIYTDATNVTYHPHAVPEVVSSAVSSDGIHFDLYSGNPIVAEAPPTSSAGFRDPKVFWDPTANNWKMVVGSGDGHTGNVQLYKSTGPSSSELLSWEYVGVLHQGDGSRGIMWECPNFFPIDDKWVLFYGQDKGFKGWYEVGSFNGTTFVSEKLGLFDSGPDSYATQWFVDDAGRNLAVTWINNWNTTKWPSRVNGWAGTQSIMRELFIREDGGLGQKPVEEVSLLASGPAKSLGQTDVFGTYEVGFTDTARLQATVDLAASDAPAFTIELFASGAESTSLVYNFANRSLTIDTMNAGYGQAGTWEATIAKPADNRLSLDILIDRSSIEVFVGDGTAMTVRVFPRYQESKNIRITSDGGKKTVFDDIVLTPMGSAWE; encoded by the coding sequence ATGACAAAAACAACGCCATACAAAAACGCCCTTGTTGGCTTGCTGTCGTTAGCCTCGGTCCTCCCTGATGGTACCACGGCTTCCGTCCTGCCTCGTACACAAGAATGCCAAAGGCAGCAATACCCAGGCCCCAAGAACCCCAGCTTCGAAACTGGCGATCTGTCGGGCTGGACAGTCGTTAATGGAACAGCCTTTGGCAAATCCTCTGTCACCACAGCTGCCTCCTCGCAGCTAGGGAGCGGCCCGTTCAACCAAGTCGGCAAGCAGTTCCTCTCAACAAATCTGCAAGATGGCGAAGCTGCCACTGGGACACTCCGCTCCAGCACCTTCAAGGCAAGCTCCGTCATGAGTTTCCTGATCGGCGGCAACTATGATCCCGCCAATCTCTACGTGGGACTTGTCCTGGAGAAAGACGGCTCCCTCTTGTTCAGCCAGACCGCCACCAACGACGAGGCCCTCATCCGCATCGTCTGGGACACCAGTGCCTACGCCGGCCAGAACGTCTACTTGGTTGTGGTCGATACCAGCACCACTGGCCACATCAGCTTGGACGACGTCCGAACCGGCTGCGACGCCCTCAAGGACGGCCCTCACACTTTCAACATCCTTGGCCAGAGCAATCAGCCCACCTCCAAGAACCTGACCGCTCTCTCAGCGGCTTCCCGCTACGCAGTTGACCCGACCCGTCCCCAATATCACTACACTCCCTACCAGGGCTGGATCAACGACCCTGCCGGCCTGATCCAGTGGGGCGGCAAATACCACCTCTTCAACCAGTACAACCCCGTCGCCCCTCTTTGGGGTCCCATGTACTGGTCGCACGCCGAGAGCACTGACGCCGTACACTGGAGGGACCTGCCCGTTGCCTTGACCCCGCCGTATGTCAACAACACGCAGGACACCAGCGGGCGCTACACCGGCAGCGCCGTCAAGAACCAAGACACGGGTGCGCTGCAACTCATCTACACCGACGCCACCAACGTCACCTACCACCCGCACGCCGTGCCCGAAGTCGTCTCCTCGGCCGTCAGCTCCGACGGCATCCACTTCGACCTCTACAGCGGCAACCCCATCGTGGCCGAGGCGCCTCCCACCTCTTCCGCCGGATTCCGTGACCCCAAGGTCTTCTGGGACCCCACCGCCAACAACTGGAAGATGGTCGTCGGTTCCGGCGACGGCCACACCGGCAACGTCCAGCTGTACAAGTCCACCggcccatcctcctccgagcTCCTCTCCTGGGAGTACGTCGGCGTGCTGCACCAAGGCGACGGCAGCCGGGGCATCATGTGGGAGTGCCCCAACTTCTTCCCCATTGACGACAAGTGGGTTCTCTTCTACGGCCAAGACAAGGGGTTCAAGGGGTGGTACGAAGTCGGCTCCTTCAACGGCACCACTTTTGTTTCCGAGAAGCTGGGCCTGTTCGACTCTGGCCCCGACAGCTACGCGACGCAGTGGTTCGTCGACGACGCCGGCCGCAACCTGGCCGTCACGTGGATCAACAACTGGAACACGACCAAGTGGCCTAGCAGGGTCAACGGCTGGGCCGGCACGCAGTCCATCATGCGCGAGCTCTTCATCCGTGAAGACGGCGGGCTCGGCCAGAAGCCCGTCGAGGAAGTGTCCCTCTTGGCGAGCGGCCCTGCCAAGTCGCTTGGTCAGACGGACGTGTTTGGAACCTACGAGGTTGGATTCACCGACACGGCGCGTCTGCAGGCTACTGTCGACTTGGCCGCTAGCGATGCGCCGGCCTTCACCATTGAGCTGTTTGCTTCCGGTGCCGAGTCTACTTCGCTTGTGTACAACTTTGCCAACCGGTCGTTGACCATTGACACCATGAACGCCGGATACGGTCAGGCTGGTACGTGGGAGGCCACCATTGCTAAGCCGGCTGACAACCGTCTGTCGCTGGATATCCTGATTGATCGCTCGAGCATCGAGGTGTTTGTGGGTGATGGAACCGCCATGACTGTCAGGGTGTTCCCGCGCTACCAGGAGTCCAAGAACATTAGGATCACCAGCGATGGAGGCAAGAAGACTGTCTTTGATGATATTGTTCTGACGCCCATGGGGTCTGCTTGGGAATAA